A region from the Ctenopharyngodon idella isolate HZGC_01 chromosome 13, HZGC01, whole genome shotgun sequence genome encodes:
- the si:dkey-191g9.7 gene encoding GRIN2-like protein — protein MAETGHTASFPPGGLIPSDPVVTVECSSAEVKPEDVLLKSSNEASFSPKDLKDSSLTDQHQNKLACSLTVHREHALSSHKDLKENSLLSIQRSHSDSLQIFKEATASPLYCETGATFCQGRDQDVCAQSFPSLVCKQAMPLQQSNTLTTSTRAGSSGSGSPTQLAKHGFIQICEVIPESTCPKFEEAVCCNSHFHHGAVEDTFAAYCHPQPIPAPAQLLPHLVGMEENYKGQVSANNLLALPRLISSVSETGLDGKRLLRCCNLDCSWPGPLRPVGTQQWVDEKTTREAETMTSQNELRDVGVQVGQDSEKHPQHVFPEVCLAEEKRNVCGKTVSKSQKSPVREVKWDAEGMTWEVYGASVDPEELGHAIQKHLEIQIKETKGIAAKLSRQNTTTSQHSSGSTQKRKKGLLGSLRRPGCCSRTTGAVD, from the coding sequence ATGGCAGAGACTGGGCACACAGCGTCATTCCCACCAGGGGGCCTCATCCCCTCAGACCCTGTTGTCACAGTTGAGTGCAGTTCAGCAGAGGTGAAGCCTGAAGATGTACTCCTGAAGAGCTCCAATGAAGCATCATTCTCCCCAAAAGACCTCAAAGACAGCAGCCTGACTGACCAACATCAAAATAAACTTGCATGTTCACTGACAGTACACAGGGAACATGCCTTGTCCTCTCACAAGGACCTAAAAGAGAACAGTCTGTTATCAATACAAAGAAGCCACTCGGACAGCTTGCAGATTTTCAAAGAGGCCACAGCTTCTCCTCTCTATTGTGAAACAGGcgccactttttgccagggaCGAGACCAGGATGTTTGTGCACAGTCGTTTCcttctttagtgtgtaagcaGGCCATGCCGCTTCAGCAGAGCAATACGTTGACCACGTCCACCCGAGCAGGAAGTAGTGGGTCGGGCAGCCCCACTCAACTAGCCAAACATGGCTTCATTCAGATCTGTGAAGTCATTCCAGAATCCACCTGCCCCAAATTCGAAGAGGCTGTTTGTTGTAACTCACACTTCCACCATGGAGCCGTCGAAGACACATTTGCGGCGTATTGCCACCCGCAGCCCATTCCTGCCCCAGCGCAGCTGCTTCCACACTTGGTAGGAATGGAGGAAAACTACAAGGGTCAAGTGTCAGCAAACAACCTGCTTGCTCTTCCTCGGCTTATCTCATCCGTCAGTGAGACAGGATTGGATGGTAAGCGACTCCTCCGCTGCTGCAATCTGGACTGCTCTTGGCCTGGTCCGTTGCGTCCAGTTGGCACCCAACAGTGGGTGGATGAAAAGACCACAAGGGAAGCGGAGACCATGACCTCACAAAATGAACTGAGAGATGTAGGAGTGCAAGTGGGTCAGGACTCTGAGAAACATCCCCAGCACGTGTTCCCAGAAGTGTGCCTGGCTGAGGAGAAGAGGAATGTGTGTGGGAAAACGGTGTCAAAGAGTCAAAAGTCTCCTGTGAGGGAGGTGAAATGGGATGCAGAGGGCATGACCTGGGAGGTGTACGGGGCCTCGGTCGACCCTGAGGAACTCGGACATGCGATTCAGAAACATCTAGAGATACAGATCAAAGAGACTAAGGGAATAGCGGCGAAGCTCTCACGCCAGAACACGACAACATCCCAGCACAGCTCAGGATCGACCCAGAAGAGAAAAAAGGGGTTACTGGGATCTCTGCGCCGCCCAGGCTGCTGTTCTCGCACCACTGGTGCAGTGGACTAA